The proteins below come from a single Desulfovibrio litoralis DSM 11393 genomic window:
- a CDS encoding alpha-D-ribose 1-methylphosphonate 5-phosphate C-P-lyase PhnJ: MLNVTLDNVEKNIKITDNQDKKNNISSGYNFAYLDEQTKKMLRRSILKAVSIPGYQVPFGGREMPMPYGWGTGGIQITVAILGKSDVLKVIDQGSDDTTNAVSIRAFFEKVADIQTTTKTDDASIIQTRHRIPELPLKEGQIMVYQVPIPEPLRWLESSEVETRKMHALEEYGIMHVKLYEDIAKHGEIATSYDYPVLVNNRYIMSPSPIPKFDNDKIHQSPALHLFGAGREKRIYAVPPYTDVKSLDFEDYPFEVQKWNKPCEICGATDSYLDEIITDDNGSRIYVCSDTDYCSTRLEEAQRGKHD; this comes from the coding sequence ATGCTTAATGTTACCTTAGATAACGTAGAAAAAAATATAAAAATCACAGATAACCAAGATAAAAAAAATAACATAAGTTCTGGTTATAACTTTGCTTATCTTGATGAACAAACAAAAAAAATGTTACGCCGTTCTATTTTAAAGGCGGTTTCCATTCCCGGTTATCAAGTGCCTTTTGGCGGGCGAGAAATGCCCATGCCCTATGGTTGGGGAACAGGTGGAATACAAATAACAGTGGCAATTTTAGGAAAAAGCGATGTTTTAAAAGTTATAGATCAAGGCTCTGATGATACAACTAACGCTGTATCTATAAGAGCCTTCTTTGAAAAAGTCGCCGATATTCAAACTACTACAAAAACAGATGATGCTTCAATAATACAAACACGCCATAGAATTCCCGAACTGCCTTTAAAAGAAGGGCAAATTATGGTTTACCAAGTCCCTATTCCCGAGCCTTTACGCTGGTTAGAATCTAGCGAAGTAGAAACTCGCAAGATGCACGCCCTTGAAGAATACGGAATAATGCACGTTAAATTATACGAAGACATTGCTAAACATGGTGAAATCGCTACAAGTTACGATTATCCTGTTCTGGTAAATAATCGTTATATTATGAGTCCTTCTCCTATCCCAAAATTTGACAATGATAAAATTCATCAAAGTCCGGCACTTCACCTATTTGGAGCAGGCAGAGAAAAGCGTATTTACGCAGTTCCGCCTTATACCGATGTGAAAAGTCTTGATTTTGAAGATTACCCTTTTGAAGTGCAAAAATGGAATAAACCTTGTGAAATATGTGGTGCAACCGACAGTTATCTTGACGAAATAATCACAGATGACAATGGCTCTCGCATTTATGTTTGTTCTGATACTGATTACTGCTCTACACGCTTAGAAGAAGCCCAAAGAGGAAAACATGACTAA
- the phnH gene encoding phosphonate C-P lyase system protein PhnH: MSITIEHSNSLSLYSQQVFRVVLEALSRPLISQQINSVVDCDANNAPINPILFTLCDMDTTVWIQDSPNKAELENYIRFYCGAKLVDNANEADFVIINDPFTMPALESFKQGSLEYPDKSATLLIVTDLNNKENKANKLISFSGPGIKEAISYSFPNLPCSFWKNRKDQEECYPLGVDILFVDSNKETDTYKINILGLPRSTRIQGSDSEDKQVQEVSTCM, translated from the coding sequence ATGAGTATAACTATAGAGCATTCAAACTCTTTATCCCTTTATTCTCAACAGGTTTTTAGGGTTGTGTTAGAGGCTCTCTCTCGCCCTTTAATTAGCCAACAGATTAACTCGGTTGTTGATTGTGATGCTAACAATGCTCCAATTAATCCTATTTTATTCACTCTATGCGATATGGATACTACTGTTTGGATACAAGATAGCCCTAATAAAGCAGAATTGGAAAATTACATACGTTTTTATTGTGGAGCAAAATTAGTAGATAATGCGAATGAGGCTGATTTTGTCATTATTAATGATCCCTTCACTATGCCTGCTTTAGAAAGTTTTAAACAAGGCTCTTTGGAATATCCTGATAAGTCCGCAACTTTATTGATTGTAACCGACTTAAACAACAAAGAGAATAAAGCTAATAAGCTAATAAGCTTTAGCGGCCCCGGCATAAAAGAAGCCATCAGTTATTCTTTTCCTAACTTGCCATGCTCTTTTTGGAAAAATAGAAAAGACCAAGAAGAATGCTACCCACTGGGAGTAGATATTTTATTTGTTGACAGCAATAAAGAAACAGATACATACAAAATAAATATCTTAGGGCTACCACGCAGCACAAGAATTCAAGGATCTGATTCAGAAGACAAACAAGTTCAAGAGGTATCAACATGTATGTAG
- a CDS encoding carbon-phosphorus lyase complex subunit PhnI — MYVAVKGGEKAIKKAHELLAKERRGALTSLELEIEQIKEQLSLAVDRVMAEGSLYDKNLAALAIKQARGDLVEAIFLLRAYRTTLMRFGTSQALNTEAMQIKRRISATYKDIPGGQVLGATFDYTHRLLDMNLMQTSKESAKESSGNQNNAGLEKDINSLEPLLEENNYPKVLSFLEKEKLLQTPNAHQQAENSEAKDLTRDPLTLPAGRDLRLQNLARADEGLLLALAYSTQRGFGSTHPFVGEIRIGIIEVSFIPEELGFEVVVGEITITECETVNKFQNNKSQEAYFTRGYGLAFGENERKTISMALVDRSLQSKDLGEEIKAPAQDEEFVLYHSDNVEASGFVQHLKLPHYVDFQAELSLVRALNATNK; from the coding sequence ATGTATGTAGCTGTAAAAGGTGGAGAAAAAGCGATTAAAAAAGCTCACGAATTGTTAGCCAAAGAACGTCGTGGAGCTTTAACAAGTTTGGAATTAGAAATTGAACAAATAAAAGAACAACTTTCTTTAGCCGTAGACAGAGTCATGGCGGAGGGTTCTTTATATGATAAAAACTTGGCGGCTCTGGCTATTAAACAGGCTCGTGGAGATTTAGTCGAAGCGATATTTTTATTGCGTGCTTATAGAACGACTTTAATGCGTTTTGGAACTTCCCAAGCTCTAAACACAGAAGCTATGCAAATAAAAAGACGTATTTCGGCTACTTATAAAGATATTCCCGGCGGTCAAGTTTTAGGGGCTACTTTTGATTATACTCATCGCCTCCTTGATATGAACTTAATGCAAACAAGCAAAGAGTCTGCCAAAGAGTCTTCTGGCAATCAAAATAACGCAGGCCTTGAAAAAGATATAAACAGCCTTGAACCTTTATTGGAAGAAAACAATTATCCTAAAGTGCTTTCATTTTTAGAAAAAGAAAAATTATTACAAACGCCTAATGCTCATCAACAAGCAGAAAACAGCGAAGCTAAAGACTTAACGAGAGACCCTTTAACCCTGCCTGCCGGTCGTGATTTGAGATTACAAAACTTAGCTCGTGCAGACGAGGGTTTATTATTGGCGTTAGCTTATTCTACTCAGCGTGGTTTTGGCTCAACCCACCCTTTTGTCGGTGAAATTCGTATCGGTATTATAGAAGTAAGTTTTATTCCCGAAGAGCTTGGTTTTGAAGTGGTTGTGGGAGAAATAACCATTACAGAATGCGAAACCGTGAATAAGTTTCAGAACAACAAAAGCCAAGAAGCGTATTTTACAAGAGGTTATGGTTTAGCTTTTGGAGAAAACGAACGCAAAACAATAAGCATGGCTTTAGTTGACCGCTCCTTGCAATCAAAAGATTTAGGAGAAGAAATCAAAGCCCCGGCACAAGATGAAGAGTTTGTTTTATATCATAGCGATAATGTTGAAGCTTCCGGATTTGTACAGCATTTAAAACTGCCTCACTATGTTGACTTTCAGGCTGAACTCTCGCTGGTCAGAGCTTTGAATGCCACAAATAAATAA
- the phnG gene encoding phosphonate C-P lyase system protein PhnG — MKEELHLSSPKGNINIQLRQKWMATLSCAELQDLEDAISLLPNTLSYHYLKAPEAGLIMLKAKTGDKSHTFNMGELLVTRCIVSLTWEQQSTTGYAFIKGDSQRHAELAAVYDALMQIESFNKILSTKLISPLNLKQKNKKQQMTKEIAETKVDFFTMVRGEDE; from the coding sequence ATGAAAGAAGAATTACATTTATCAAGCCCAAAAGGCAATATAAATATACAACTCAGACAAAAATGGATGGCAACTTTATCTTGTGCTGAGTTACAGGATTTAGAAGACGCAATCTCATTATTACCAAATACTTTAAGTTATCATTATTTAAAAGCACCGGAAGCCGGCTTAATTATGCTTAAGGCTAAAACCGGCGACAAAAGCCATACGTTTAACATGGGCGAACTATTGGTTACTCGTTGTATCGTTAGCTTAACCTGGGAACAGCAAAGCACCACAGGCTACGCCTTTATTAAAGGAGATAGCCAAAGACACGCCGAATTAGCGGCAGTATATGACGCTTTAATGCAAATAGAAAGCTTTAACAAGATATTATCAACAAAGCTAATCAGCCCACTAAACCTAAAACAAAAAAATAAAAAACAACAGATGACAAAAGAAATAGCTGAAACCAAAGTAGACTTTTTCACTATGGTAAGAGGAGAAGACGAATGA
- a CDS encoding glycine zipper domain-containing protein has translation MFKKNMMILSLISLLAISACTEMNQTQQGALSGAAGGAAAGAGIAAVSGGSVGVGAAVGGALGGLAGGIHGNNQQHRR, from the coding sequence ATGTTCAAAAAAAATATGATGATTTTAAGTTTAATAAGCTTATTAGCAATATCAGCTTGTACAGAGATGAATCAAACTCAACAAGGTGCCTTAAGTGGAGCCGCCGGAGGAGCAGCCGCCGGAGCCGGAATAGCTGCTGTTTCAGGTGGAAGTGTTGGTGTTGGTGCTGCCGTTGGTGGTGCTTTAGGCGGACTCGCCGGTGGCATTCATGGGAATAATCAGCAACACAGACGCTAA